The proteins below are encoded in one region of Thermodesulfobacteriota bacterium:
- a CDS encoding 4Fe-4S binding protein — protein MGKPVTRLRPWINGLDLERLRSVVQILSFVFLLYGGYLAVDLSSSLPTFACAFVESRGGTCYLYPLQHQANIPVDQILTGRGMGVLTSFLTFLLFFVFLNKGWCGFLCPLGTVQDWITGMRRQLGIRPSSYRRVTFRRLGWIKYGLLLLLLVLPLGMSNALPGLPKLSSEFATPFCLLCPGRTVLPLLSLGDLSQLSLDLGSWPKAVLTALGLLFTGVFLAGALVKKRFACLFCPMSALQYLVSKVAFFRLRKDGGTCSRCGNCLRVCDMGIVAIAEDCTHKNILQADCMLCLKCVGACPEERCLEATVLGWPVYQSTGAGFHRRLARKMADWADHER, from the coding sequence ATGGGCAAGCCTGTGACGCGCCTCCGGCCATGGATCAACGGCCTCGATCTGGAGCGGCTGCGCAGCGTGGTCCAGATCCTCTCCTTCGTCTTTCTGCTCTACGGCGGCTATCTGGCAGTGGACCTCTCCTCCTCCCTGCCCACCTTTGCCTGTGCCTTTGTGGAAAGCCGCGGCGGCACCTGCTACCTCTATCCCCTCCAGCACCAGGCCAACATCCCCGTGGACCAGATCCTCACCGGCCGGGGGATGGGCGTCCTGACCAGCTTCCTCACCTTCCTCCTGTTCTTCGTCTTTCTCAACAAGGGCTGGTGCGGCTTTCTTTGCCCTTTGGGCACGGTGCAGGACTGGATCACCGGCATGAGGCGGCAGCTGGGCATCCGCCCCAGCAGCTACCGGCGGGTGACCTTCCGGCGGCTGGGCTGGATCAAGTACGGCCTTCTTTTGCTGCTTCTTGTCCTGCCCCTGGGCATGAGCAACGCCCTGCCGGGTCTGCCCAAGCTGTCTTCGGAGTTTGCCACCCCGTTCTGCCTGCTCTGCCCGGGCCGGACGGTTCTGCCCCTGCTGAGCCTGGGCGACCTCAGCCAGCTGTCCCTGGATCTCGGCTCCTGGCCGAAGGCGGTGCTCACTGCCCTGGGTCTTCTTTTCACCGGCGTATTCCTGGCCGGCGCCCTGGTCAAGAAGCGTTTTGCCTGCCTGTTCTGCCCCATGAGCGCCCTGCAGTACCTGGTGTCCAAGGTGGCCTTCTTCCGGCTGCGCAAGGATGGCGGCACGTGCAGCCGCTGCGGCAACTGCCTGCGGGTGTGCGACATGGGGATCGTGGCCATTGCCGAGGATTGCACCCACAAGAACATCCTGCAGGCCGATTGCATGCTCTGCCTCAAGTGTGTGGGCGCCTGCCCGGAAGAGCGCTGCCTGGAGGCGACTGTGCTGGGCTGGCCGGTGTACCAGTCCACCGGGGCAGGCTTCCACCGGCGGCTGGCCAGGAAGATGGCGGACTGGGCTGACCATGAACGATGA